One Spea bombifrons isolate aSpeBom1 chromosome 1, aSpeBom1.2.pri, whole genome shotgun sequence DNA window includes the following coding sequences:
- the ERCC8 gene encoding DNA excision repair protein ERCC-8 gives MLGYLWARLCGLDSPVRLRRAETTRRVLSLELNKDRDVERIHENGINTLDIEPVEGRYMLSGGADGVIVLYDLINLSKTPSYTCKAVCKVGKSHPDVHKYSVETVQWYPRDTGIFTSSSFDKTLKIWDTNSLQLAEVFHFDGTVYSHHMSPLATKHTLIAVGTKNPKVQLCDLKSGSSTHILQGHRGEVLAVSWSPRYDYVLATASADSKVKLWDVRRAKSCLITLDQHNGEKSKSSSEAANTAHNGRVNGLCFTSDGLHLLTVGTDDRMRLWNSASGENTLVNYGKVCNDSRKGLKFTVSVGCSPELVFVPYDSTIAVYTIHTGQKLNVLRGHYNNVDCCVFQPLFQELYSGSKDCNILAWVPALREPVPDEDSRKSGTQTHLHPAFEDAWSSSDEDS, from the coding sequence ATGCTTGGCTATCTATGGGCTCGTCTTTGTGGCCTAGATAGCCCGGTCCGTCTCAGACGAGCAGAAACCACAAGAAGAGTGCTTAGCCTTGAGTTAAACAAGGACAGGGATGTTGAACGAATACACGAGAATGGCATAAACACTCTTGATATTGAACCCGTGGAAGGAAGATACATGCTTTCAGGAGGTGCTGATGGTGTTATTGTTCTTTATGACCTTATCAATCTGAGCAAAACACCATCTTATACTTGTAAAGCAGTTTGTAAGGTGGGCAAAAGTCACCCTGATGTCCACAAGTACAGTGTTGAGACAGTGCAGTGGTACCCTCGTGACACTGGCATTTTTACATCCAGCTCATTTGATAAGACACTAAAGATATGGGATACAAATTCTTTACAGCTGGCAGAAGTGTTTCATTTTGATGGAACGGTATACAGCCACCATATGTCTCCATTGGCTACAAAACACACTTTGATAGCAGTTGgcacaaaaaacccaaaagtaCAACTCTGTGACTTAAAATCTGGATCATCCACCCACATCCTCCAGGGTCACAGAGGGGAAGTCCTTGCAGTCAGCTGGTCTCCGCGATATGATTATGTTTTGGCAACTGCAAGTGCGGATAGCAAAGTGAAACTCTGGGATGTCCGCAGAGCAAAGAGTTGCCTGATAACTCTTGACCAACACAATGGTGAGAAGTCAAAGTCATCCTCCGAAGCTGCAAATACTGCCCATAATGGCAGAGTTAATGGGCTATGCTTCACTAGTGATGGTCTCCATCTATTAACAGTTGGGACTGACGATAGGATGAGACTCTGGAACAGTGCATCAGGTGAAAACACACTTGTAAATTACGGCAAAGTCTGTAACGACAGCAGGAAAGGCCTCAAGTTTACAGTGTCTGTGGGTTGTAGCCCTGAGCTTGTGTTTGTACCATATGATAGTACGATTGctgtatatactatacatacagGGCAAAAGTTAAATGTGTTGAGGGGGCACTATAACAACGTTGATTGCTGTGTGTTTCAGCCTCTCTTCCAGGAGCTGTACAGCGGGAGCAAAGATTGTAATATTCTTGCATGGGTGCCAGCACTACGCGAGCCCGTTCCTGATGAGGACTCTAGGAAATCAGGCACACAGACCCATCTGCATCCTGCATTTGAAGATGCATGGAGCAGCAGTGATGAGGATTCATGA